The following are encoded in a window of Cycloclasticus pugetii PS-1 genomic DNA:
- the smc gene encoding chromosome segregation protein SMC — translation MRLEKIKLSGFKSFVDPTTIPFSSDLVGIVGPNGCGKSNVIDAVRWVLGESSAKHLRGDQMADVVFNGSTTRKPVGQAFVELIFDNTDATITGEFAGYQQISLRRQVNREGQSVYFLNGTRCRRKDITDLFLGTGLGPRSYAIIEQGTISRLVEAKPDELRVFLEEAAGISKYKERRRDTENRMRRTRENLERIADLCDEIEKQCRHLKRQATTAERYKLLKAEERQFKAQLLALRWQRLDEQDEGQLKAIKLLELKVEQTLAAQRELEKNIEQQREQHSLQQKQLGEVQAEFYATGSEIAKVEQALQHQQSLKKQHESELENVSKLLTLSTQEQDEGDRKLAETNDAIKKSEAELVEVKQRLETANKTLADQEQAMADWQQSWDEFTYRVAEPKRSIDVENAKIAQLDRQLLQASKQLSKFTNEQKTLQEALERVDLSDLEKQHALSESQQQKSQSAVQENREKMASMQSLIHQESELLADLRAEKSRLTARVESITVLQRSSLGEPDETERQWLKGLGLAQAPKLIEKIDVVTGWEKAIETVLGVRLQAICTEGMDAVVDAGMQYPVDGLTFFDTTVKSQQLPCKTSLANLITSDLPAMALLKNVHFAETLEQAKALMNELKEHESVITKGCVWLHVDSIYFQHNAQKDSALALEKEKKELTQQLHVVSTNVLDKEGWLIKARDEVSELEKQGIELRQQEGNAVRQVSQLWMQINEQRSKLEMATQRLAELEVDINQLVENQATDQERLTESKRVLEQAIGQSAQIETQRAALQKERSVKKDLLDRVKQQVHSSRERVHSLMLKIEAQRSSQALIVQNAEMVNERLLHAKEKVAELQAQLTMSDEPIEEKEVTLADLLKNRVAIEKRLVEVRTTAESTEQTIRSLETTRHEFEQLVQQARDNMSAAKIEHQAILVRKQTLIEQLESSGVELADTLNEMPKDANETHWQEQVDALAEKINGLGLINLTAIEEYETQSERKQYLNDQQLDLTESLRILEEAIDKIDRESKALFKETFDKVNAGFEKRFPKLFGGGHAYLQQTGEDLLETGVTVMARPPGKRNSSIHLLSGGEKALTAVALVFSIFDLNPSPFCMLDEVDAPLDEANVGRFAELVKEMSDNVQMILITHNKSTMEMAQQLAGVTMKEPGVSRLVTVDLEEAAKMATG, via the coding sequence GTGACCAAATGGCTGATGTGGTTTTTAACGGTTCAACAACGCGTAAACCGGTTGGCCAAGCATTTGTCGAACTTATTTTTGATAATACCGATGCCACCATAACAGGTGAATTTGCTGGCTATCAACAAATATCCTTGCGGCGACAAGTGAACCGGGAAGGGCAATCGGTATACTTTTTAAATGGCACGCGCTGTCGGCGCAAGGATATTACAGATTTATTTCTGGGTACTGGGCTCGGGCCACGTAGTTACGCAATTATTGAACAAGGTACCATTTCACGCTTGGTAGAAGCGAAACCAGATGAACTGCGTGTGTTCCTTGAAGAAGCGGCCGGCATCTCGAAATATAAAGAGCGACGTCGTGATACTGAAAATAGAATGCGCCGTACCCGAGAAAATTTGGAGCGTATCGCTGATCTTTGTGATGAGATTGAAAAGCAATGTCGTCATTTAAAGCGTCAGGCCACTACGGCCGAACGTTACAAGCTCTTAAAAGCAGAAGAGCGCCAATTTAAAGCGCAGTTATTGGCATTACGTTGGCAGCGGCTTGATGAGCAAGATGAGGGGCAGCTTAAAGCCATTAAATTGCTTGAATTAAAAGTGGAGCAGACGCTAGCCGCACAGCGAGAGCTGGAAAAAAATATAGAGCAGCAACGTGAGCAGCATAGTCTGCAGCAGAAACAGCTCGGCGAAGTTCAGGCAGAGTTTTATGCGACCGGGTCAGAGATCGCCAAGGTTGAACAAGCCCTGCAACACCAACAAAGCTTAAAAAAGCAGCATGAGTCAGAATTGGAAAATGTTAGCAAATTGCTGACGCTGTCGACACAAGAGCAAGACGAAGGTGATAGAAAATTGGCAGAAACAAATGATGCCATTAAGAAAAGTGAAGCTGAACTGGTTGAGGTAAAGCAACGGTTAGAAACAGCGAATAAAACGCTAGCTGATCAAGAACAAGCAATGGCAGATTGGCAGCAATCATGGGATGAATTTACTTATCGAGTAGCCGAGCCTAAAAGAAGCATTGATGTAGAAAACGCTAAAATAGCTCAGCTTGATAGGCAACTTTTGCAAGCGTCGAAACAATTATCTAAGTTTACAAACGAGCAAAAAACACTTCAGGAAGCTTTGGAACGTGTTGACTTAAGCGACCTTGAAAAACAACATGCTCTGTCCGAATCTCAGCAACAAAAGAGTCAATCGGCAGTGCAAGAGAATCGCGAAAAAATGGCTAGCATGCAGTCGTTAATTCATCAAGAAAGTGAGCTTTTAGCCGACTTGCGTGCTGAAAAGTCACGTTTAACGGCAAGGGTTGAATCAATAACTGTCTTGCAGCGCTCTAGTTTAGGTGAGCCAGATGAAACGGAAAGGCAGTGGTTAAAGGGCCTAGGCTTAGCGCAAGCACCTAAGTTAATTGAGAAAATAGACGTGGTAACTGGCTGGGAAAAAGCAATAGAAACAGTCTTGGGGGTAAGGTTACAGGCAATTTGTACTGAGGGTATGGATGCTGTCGTTGATGCTGGCATGCAATACCCAGTTGATGGCTTAACATTCTTTGATACAACGGTTAAGTCTCAACAATTACCTTGTAAAACGTCGTTAGCGAACCTGATTACCTCTGATTTACCCGCAATGGCTTTGCTGAAAAATGTTCATTTTGCTGAAACGCTGGAGCAGGCAAAAGCCTTAATGAATGAATTAAAAGAGCATGAATCAGTTATTACTAAAGGGTGTGTTTGGCTGCATGTGGATAGTATTTATTTTCAGCATAATGCGCAAAAAGATAGTGCCTTGGCGCTAGAAAAAGAGAAAAAAGAGTTAACGCAACAATTGCACGTGGTGTCGACTAATGTTTTAGATAAAGAAGGTTGGTTAATAAAGGCTCGAGACGAGGTGTCTGAGCTCGAGAAGCAAGGTATTGAGTTGCGCCAACAAGAAGGCAATGCAGTGAGGCAAGTGTCGCAGTTGTGGATGCAGATAAATGAACAGCGTTCAAAACTGGAGATGGCGACGCAAAGGCTGGCAGAGCTAGAGGTTGATATTAATCAGCTCGTTGAGAACCAAGCGACCGATCAAGAGCGTTTAACAGAAAGTAAACGCGTATTGGAGCAGGCCATTGGTCAATCAGCACAAATAGAAACACAGCGTGCTGCATTACAAAAAGAACGTTCAGTTAAAAAAGACCTCTTAGATAGGGTAAAGCAACAAGTGCATAGTTCGCGTGAACGAGTGCATTCATTGATGTTAAAGATCGAAGCGCAACGTTCATCACAAGCGTTGATTGTTCAAAATGCTGAGATGGTTAACGAGCGTTTGCTTCATGCAAAAGAAAAAGTGGCAGAATTGCAGGCTCAATTAACCATGAGCGATGAGCCAATAGAAGAAAAGGAAGTGACTTTGGCTGATCTACTTAAAAATCGAGTTGCTATTGAAAAACGTCTTGTAGAGGTCAGGACTACGGCTGAATCAACAGAACAAACAATTAGAAGCTTGGAAACAACGCGTCATGAATTTGAGCAACTAGTGCAACAGGCAAGGGACAACATGTCTGCCGCAAAAATAGAACATCAGGCTATCTTGGTGCGAAAACAAACCTTAATTGAGCAGCTTGAATCATCGGGCGTTGAGTTGGCTGACACATTGAATGAGATGCCCAAGGATGCAAATGAGACTCATTGGCAAGAGCAGGTGGATGCGCTTGCTGAAAAAATAAATGGTTTGGGGCTAATCAACCTGACGGCAATTGAAGAGTATGAAACACAGTCGGAAAGAAAGCAGTACTTAAATGATCAGCAGCTTGATTTGACCGAGTCGTTGAGGATTTTGGAAGAAGCGATTGATAAAATTGACCGAGAAAGCAAAGCGCTTTTTAAAGAAACGTTTGACAAAGTAAATGCAGGTTTTGAAAAACGGTTCCCAAAACTATTTGGTGGTGGGCATGCGTATTTGCAGCAAACAGGCGAAGATTTGTTGGAAACCGGCGTAACGGTAATGGCGAGGCCACCGGGCAAACGTAATAGCTCAATCCATTTGTTGTCAGGTGGCGAAAAGGCACTGACGGCCGTGGCCTTAGTCTTTTCAATCTTTGATTTAAACCCATCGCCTTTTTGTATGCTAGATGAAGTGGATGCGCCATTAGATGAGGCAAATGTTGGTCGTTTTGCTGAACTGGTTAAAGAAATGTCAGATAATGTTCAAATGATTTTGATTACACATAATAAATCAACGATGGAAATGGCTCAGCAGCTAGCTGGGGTCACCATGAAAGAACCGGGCGTATCGAGATTGGTTACCGTTGATTTGGAAGAAGCCGCTAAAATGGCAACTGGTTAA
- a CDS encoding cell division protein ZipA C-terminal FtsZ-binding domain-containing protein, translating into MEENSLRLILLLVGMVILLGIYFYDVLEKKKATVQQEELDDSAFDERVDPVIGGEPSFSAVLDEQQAPTIHEHVDVPEAQESDPSPVDPVEDVPVAEQALVIQLVVLPHSGGSLLGTALIDAFTALGLEFGDMGIFHYYQRHDGVEAQQFHVANILEPGTFPVGNMTEFESTGIILFFQVSDVAQPSEAFENMLNVARELSQRLEARLVDAEMNELRPDNIMNIQSQLSNL; encoded by the coding sequence ATGGAAGAAAACTCGTTAAGGTTAATATTGCTCTTAGTGGGTATGGTCATATTGTTGGGGATATATTTTTATGACGTGCTAGAAAAAAAGAAAGCGACCGTTCAACAAGAAGAGCTAGATGACTCGGCATTTGATGAGCGAGTGGATCCGGTGATAGGTGGTGAGCCGTCCTTTTCTGCGGTATTGGACGAACAGCAGGCCCCGACCATTCATGAGCATGTGGACGTGCCTGAAGCGCAAGAGTCAGACCCTTCACCCGTTGATCCAGTGGAGGATGTGCCAGTGGCAGAGCAGGCATTGGTCATTCAACTGGTTGTTTTGCCTCACAGTGGCGGCTCGTTATTGGGTACAGCTTTGATAGATGCGTTTACAGCCTTAGGTCTTGAGTTCGGTGATATGGGGATTTTCCATTATTACCAGCGACATGATGGTGTTGAGGCGCAACAGTTTCACGTGGCAAATATATTAGAGCCAGGCACTTTTCCTGTGGGTAATATGACTGAGTTTGAATCAACAGGGATCATATTGTTTTTTCAAGTCAGTGATGTCGCGCAACCAAGTGAAGCGTTTGAAAATATGTTGAATGTGGCGCGTGAATTAAGTCAGCGCCTAGAGGCGAGATTGGTCGATGCTGAAATGAACGAGTTGAGACCAGATAACATTATGAATATTCAGTCACAGCTTTCTAATTTATGA
- the ligA gene encoding NAD-dependent DNA ligase LigA, with translation MTMHDDVKRRVQTLREEINQHNQNYYQYDAPKIPDADYDALLRELQLLEAENPELMSDDSPTQRVGSAPLDSFQQVEHAVPMLSLDNAFDDDEFEAFDKRVRERADGFEDIEYLVEPKLDGLAISLLYADGVLVRAATRGDGKRGEDVTENVKTIGAIPLSLKGDNLPLRLEVRGEVFMPLSGFQQLNQQALALGEKPFANPRNAAAGSLRQLDSKITATRPLAFYSYGIGVVEGYELPQTQQALFQLLATWGLPVSDQVTTARGMQQCHQAYQVLAQKRALLPYEIDGVVYKVNDFALQKAIGFVSRAPRWAIARKFPAQEKMTEVIGIDVQVGRTGAITPVARLAPVFVGGVTVTNVTLHNEGEMRRKDVRVGDTVIVRRAGDVIPEIVSVVLEKRKPASQLFEMPVSCPVCGSTVERAEGEAIARCPAGLFCRAQVKESIKHFASRKAMDIDGLGDKIIEQLVAQDLVKTPADLYRLTHEQLSSLERMADKSASNIIAALEKSKVTTLPKFLYALGIREVGEVTAASLSSYFGQLDVIQSATVEELEKVPDVGPIVAQHIVAFFELAHNREVIASLKNLGVSWPNVEAVPQDDQALSGKVFVLTGTLSTMGRIEAKEALQLLGAKVTGSVSKKTDYVVAGEDAGSKLKKAQSLGVTVLSEDDLIKLIAKD, from the coding sequence ATGACAATGCATGACGATGTTAAGCGACGTGTGCAGACGCTACGTGAAGAGATAAATCAACATAACCAGAATTATTATCAGTACGACGCACCAAAAATTCCTGATGCCGATTACGATGCCTTATTGCGAGAGCTTCAGTTATTAGAGGCTGAAAACCCAGAGCTAATGAGTGATGATTCGCCGACGCAGCGCGTCGGTTCAGCTCCGTTAGACTCATTTCAGCAGGTAGAGCATGCGGTGCCGATGCTGTCATTAGATAATGCCTTTGACGATGATGAGTTTGAGGCATTTGATAAGCGAGTGCGAGAGCGAGCTGACGGGTTTGAAGATATCGAATACCTTGTCGAGCCGAAATTGGATGGCTTAGCTATTTCTTTGTTGTATGCGGACGGTGTGTTAGTACGTGCTGCAACAAGAGGGGATGGTAAACGAGGCGAAGACGTTACCGAAAATGTTAAAACTATTGGTGCCATTCCACTCAGTTTAAAAGGCGACAATCTACCATTGAGGCTAGAGGTCAGGGGTGAAGTGTTTATGCCGTTGTCTGGTTTTCAGCAGCTGAATCAACAGGCATTGGCGTTAGGTGAAAAGCCTTTTGCTAATCCAAGAAATGCCGCTGCAGGTAGTTTGAGGCAGCTAGATTCAAAAATAACAGCAACCCGTCCACTGGCTTTTTATAGCTATGGTATTGGGGTGGTAGAGGGTTACGAGCTACCGCAGACACAACAGGCGCTGTTTCAGCTGTTGGCTACATGGGGTTTGCCAGTGAGTGATCAGGTGACGACAGCAAGGGGCATGCAGCAATGTCACCAAGCCTATCAAGTGTTGGCGCAAAAAAGAGCGCTATTACCTTATGAGATTGACGGGGTCGTTTATAAAGTTAACGATTTTGCCTTGCAGAAAGCCATTGGTTTTGTGTCAAGAGCGCCGCGTTGGGCAATAGCACGTAAATTTCCAGCACAAGAAAAAATGACCGAAGTAATAGGGATTGATGTGCAAGTGGGTAGAACAGGAGCCATTACGCCGGTTGCTCGATTGGCACCTGTTTTTGTTGGTGGGGTTACCGTTACGAATGTCACGTTACATAACGAAGGTGAAATGCGCAGGAAAGATGTTCGTGTGGGTGATACGGTGATTGTCAGGCGTGCCGGCGATGTGATTCCAGAAATTGTTTCTGTTGTATTGGAAAAGAGAAAGCCTGCATCGCAGCTTTTTGAAATGCCAGTGTCTTGTCCTGTGTGCGGGTCAACAGTGGAGCGCGCCGAGGGAGAGGCGATCGCACGTTGTCCAGCTGGCTTGTTTTGTCGTGCTCAAGTGAAAGAGTCGATCAAGCATTTTGCCTCACGTAAGGCGATGGATATAGATGGGTTGGGTGACAAGATTATTGAGCAATTAGTCGCTCAGGATTTAGTTAAAACGCCGGCTGATTTGTATCGATTAACTCACGAGCAGTTGTCGAGTTTGGAGCGAATGGCCGATAAGTCTGCCAGTAATATTATCGCGGCACTTGAAAAAAGCAAGGTAACGACCCTGCCGAAGTTTCTGTATGCGTTGGGTATTCGAGAAGTAGGCGAGGTGACTGCGGCAAGCTTATCGAGCTATTTTGGACAGCTGGATGTGATACAGAGTGCCACTGTTGAAGAGTTGGAGAAGGTGCCTGATGTTGGGCCTATTGTTGCACAACATATCGTGGCTTTCTTTGAGTTGGCGCATAACCGTGAGGTAATAGCGAGCTTGAAAAACTTAGGGGTTAGTTGGCCCAATGTTGAAGCAGTTCCCCAAGATGATCAGGCTTTATCAGGTAAAGTCTTTGTGTTGACCGGTACATTGTCGACGATGGGGCGTATTGAAGCGAAAGAAGCCTTGCAATTATTGGGTGCAAAAGTGACTGGAAGCGTCTCGAAAAAAACCGATTATGTTGTTGCCGGGGAGGATGCTGGTTCAAAGTTGAAAAAAGCCCAGTCGCTAGGGGTGACGGTATTATCAGAAGACGATTTAATAAAGCTAATAGCAAAGGACTGA
- a CDS encoding GGDEF domain-containing protein gives MDADLETQVCVLQSHMDGMISRAQKNEEMLKRFQDLEMRLLSLNSLRELIEHINDDAQLAFNLDSLSLVLADEDDEIKQFLTEDGFRFDEYPNIIFLSKGGVFKDELGLSQRILLGAANDVLPQVFWPANKTAPKTVAIIPLVRRGIYLGCMVFGSEDEGRFQVEMATYFLERLGKVMSVCMENTLNYEQLRRTSLFDTLTGVNNRRFFEQRMDEEMLRCLRTGDSLSCLFIDIDFFKAVNDNFGHQVGDLALRHVAETLRGQLRANDILARYGGEEFVAILPTASEKKGIEVAERMRQSVANASIEMAGESSLALTVSIGVSTFVVAEPGVSKPLGASQLIDVADKALYQAKKSGRNLVRSGGEVKSCSVVDKRAE, from the coding sequence ATGGATGCCGATTTAGAAACGCAAGTTTGCGTGTTACAAAGCCATATGGATGGCATGATTTCGCGTGCGCAAAAGAATGAGGAAATGTTGAAACGTTTTCAAGACTTGGAAATGCGTTTATTGTCACTGAATTCTTTACGTGAATTAATTGAGCATATTAACGACGATGCCCAGTTAGCCTTTAATCTCGACTCTTTATCGTTGGTGCTCGCAGATGAAGATGATGAGATAAAGCAGTTTCTTACCGAGGATGGTTTTAGGTTTGATGAATACCCGAATATTATTTTTTTATCTAAGGGAGGGGTGTTTAAAGATGAGCTGGGTTTGTCTCAACGAATTTTGCTAGGCGCTGCTAATGATGTCCTACCCCAGGTTTTTTGGCCAGCTAATAAAACAGCGCCAAAGACAGTAGCGATTATTCCTCTTGTGCGGCGTGGTATTTATCTGGGCTGTATGGTGTTTGGTAGTGAAGATGAGGGACGTTTTCAAGTAGAAATGGCGACATATTTTTTGGAGCGTCTAGGTAAGGTGATGAGCGTGTGCATGGAAAACACGCTGAATTATGAACAGCTCAGGCGCACTAGCCTATTTGATACGCTGACAGGGGTGAATAATAGGCGGTTCTTTGAACAACGGATGGATGAAGAGATGCTTCGCTGCTTAAGAACGGGTGATAGTCTGTCGTGTTTGTTTATTGATATAGACTTTTTTAAGGCGGTGAACGATAACTTTGGGCATCAAGTAGGTGATCTGGCGCTTCGACACGTGGCGGAGACATTACGTGGTCAATTGCGAGCAAATGACATTCTGGCGCGTTATGGTGGTGAAGAGTTTGTGGCGATATTGCCAACTGCCTCTGAGAAGAAGGGTATTGAAGTAGCAGAAAGGATGCGGCAGTCGGTTGCTAATGCCTCAATAGAAATGGCCGGCGAAAGTTCACTAGCGCTGACCGTTTCAATTGGTGTTTCAACGTTTGTTGTTGCAGAACCAGGGGTATCTAAGCCTTTGGGGGCTAGTCAGTTAATAGATGTTGCCGATAAGGCTTTGTATCAGGCAAAAAAATCTGGGCGTAATCTCGTGCGCAGTGGTGGAGAAGTAAAGTCGTGCTCAGTTGTTGATAAAAGAGCCGAGTAG
- the gyrA gene encoding DNA gyrase subunit A, with amino-acid sequence MSELVKETIPVNIEDEMRQSYLDYAMSVIVGRALPDVRDGLKPVHRRVLYAMNVLNNDWNKPYKKSARIVGDVIGKYHPHGDTAVYDTIVRMAQPFSMRHMLVDGQGNFGSVDGDSAAAMRYTEIRMSKLSHEMLTDLDKETVDFTANYDESEHEPSVLPARAPLLLINGSSGIAVGMATNIPPHNLAEVTSACLRLIEEPETTIDQLLEYIPGPDFPTAGIINGATGIREAYQTGRGKIYLRARYHVEGEESSNSKLSIIVTELPYQVNKARLMEKIAHLVKDGKLEGISGLRDESDKDGMRMVIELKRGEVPEVIINNLYQHTQLQNVFGINMVALIDGRPKCLNLKQILNAFIDHRREVVTRRTIYDLRKARERAHTLEGLAIALSNIDEMIAMIKAAKTPAEAKVSLLGAAWEPGLVADLLSKADSSRSRPDKLEEQYGIVDGRYHLSPAQAQAILELRLHRLTGLEQDKILQEYKDLLVVIDDLLDILANRDRLMSVISEELKTLIEEYKEERRTEIVDKFLNLTAEDLITEEDMVVTLSHEGYVKSQPLTSYTAQRRGGKGKTAANTKNEDFIDKLFIANTHDTVLCFSSKGKVYWLRVFNLPVASRVARGKPIVNLLPLDSDERINAILPIREFNEDEYIFMATESGTVKKTHIKEFEKPRANGKIAIDLRDDDTLVGVAVTDGEKDVMLFASSGKVASFKEADVRVMGRTASGVRGMRLKDEEHIISLIISEPGTVLTLTQNGYGKRTKIEEYPIHKRGGQGVIAMQTSERNGALVGAVLVDESDELMLITDGGTLVRTRTSEISILGRNTQGVRVIRPAKNEKVIGLDRIASLDDEEGEEVALDEEITD; translated from the coding sequence ATGTCTGAGCTTGTAAAAGAAACGATCCCCGTCAATATTGAAGATGAGATGCGCCAGTCTTATTTAGACTACGCGATGAGTGTTATTGTTGGGAGAGCCTTGCCAGATGTACGTGATGGCTTAAAGCCAGTGCACCGTAGGGTGTTGTACGCAATGAATGTGTTGAACAACGATTGGAATAAACCTTATAAGAAATCCGCCCGTATTGTTGGGGATGTTATTGGTAAATATCACCCTCATGGTGATACCGCTGTGTATGACACCATCGTTCGGATGGCGCAGCCTTTTTCTATGCGTCATATGTTGGTGGATGGTCAGGGTAACTTTGGTTCAGTTGATGGTGATTCTGCAGCGGCGATGCGGTATACCGAAATCAGAATGTCAAAGTTGTCGCATGAAATGTTAACTGACCTAGATAAGGAAACAGTTGATTTTACTGCTAACTACGATGAATCAGAGCACGAACCCAGTGTGTTGCCTGCGCGTGCTCCTTTACTGCTCATTAATGGTTCGTCTGGTATAGCGGTGGGCATGGCGACGAATATTCCGCCACATAATCTTGCGGAAGTAACCTCAGCATGTCTGCGTTTGATTGAGGAGCCTGAAACAACCATTGATCAATTGCTGGAATATATTCCAGGGCCTGATTTTCCAACGGCAGGTATTATCAATGGTGCCACCGGTATTCGCGAAGCTTACCAAACAGGCCGCGGTAAAATTTACCTACGTGCGCGTTACCATGTTGAAGGCGAAGAAAGTTCAAATAGTAAGCTGTCTATTATCGTCACTGAATTGCCGTATCAAGTAAATAAAGCACGCTTGATGGAGAAAATTGCTCATCTTGTTAAAGATGGCAAGCTAGAAGGTATTTCAGGCCTGCGTGATGAGTCAGATAAAGACGGCATGCGTATGGTGATAGAGCTTAAACGTGGCGAAGTGCCTGAAGTGATTATCAATAATTTATATCAACACACGCAACTTCAGAATGTGTTCGGTATTAACATGGTGGCGCTGATCGATGGTCGCCCTAAATGTTTGAACCTTAAGCAAATCCTTAATGCGTTTATTGATCATCGACGTGAAGTCGTAACGCGCAGAACAATTTATGACTTACGTAAAGCGCGTGAGCGTGCTCATACCCTAGAAGGGTTAGCGATTGCGTTGTCGAACATTGATGAAATGATCGCGATGATTAAGGCAGCAAAGACCCCTGCCGAAGCAAAGGTGAGCTTGCTGGGAGCAGCTTGGGAGCCTGGTTTAGTAGCTGACTTATTATCAAAAGCAGACTCAAGCCGTTCTCGCCCAGATAAGCTTGAAGAGCAATATGGCATTGTTGATGGGCGTTATCATTTGTCTCCTGCGCAAGCGCAGGCTATTTTAGAGTTGCGCCTGCACCGTTTGACAGGGCTTGAGCAAGATAAGATTCTTCAAGAATATAAAGATCTTCTTGTTGTAATTGATGACCTTTTAGATATTTTGGCGAACAGGGATCGCTTGATGTCAGTGATCAGTGAAGAGCTGAAAACACTGATAGAAGAATATAAAGAAGAGCGTAGAACAGAAATTGTTGATAAGTTTTTAAACCTCACGGCAGAAGATTTAATTACCGAAGAAGATATGGTGGTGACTTTGTCGCATGAGGGTTATGTGAAATCACAGCCGCTTACTTCATATACTGCGCAACGTCGTGGTGGAAAGGGTAAAACAGCCGCAAACACAAAGAATGAAGACTTTATTGATAAGCTGTTTATTGCCAACACACATGACACAGTTTTATGTTTCTCGAGTAAAGGGAAAGTCTATTGGTTGCGCGTGTTCAATTTGCCGGTGGCCAGTAGGGTTGCGAGAGGTAAACCGATTGTCAATTTGCTGCCGCTAGACAGTGACGAACGTATTAACGCTATTTTGCCAATTCGTGAGTTCAATGAAGATGAATATATTTTCATGGCTACTGAATCGGGCACGGTTAAAAAGACCCATATTAAAGAGTTTGAAAAACCACGTGCGAACGGCAAAATTGCTATTGATTTGCGTGATGACGATACCTTAGTTGGCGTTGCAGTCACCGATGGCGAAAAAGACGTTATGTTATTTGCTAGCTCAGGCAAGGTAGCTAGTTTTAAAGAGGCAGATGTTCGGGTGATGGGACGTACAGCAAGTGGTGTTCGGGGTATGCGTTTAAAAGATGAAGAACATATTATTTCATTGATTATTTCAGAACCAGGCACTGTTTTAACATTAACCCAAAATGGTTACGGTAAGCGCACAAAAATTGAAGAGTATCCGATTCATAAGCGAGGTGGGCAAGGGGTTATAGCAATGCAAACCAGTGAACGTAATGGTGCGTTGGTCGGTGCTGTCTTGGTAGATGAAAGCGACGAGCTAATGCTGATCACCGATGGCGGTACATTGGTTAGAACGCGAACCAGTGAAATATCAATTTTAGGGAGAAATACACAAGGTGTTCGTGTTATTCGTCCCGCTAAGAATGAAAAAGTCATCGGTTTAGATCGTATTGCTAGCTTAGATGATGAAGAGGGTGAAGAAGTCGCCCTTGATGAAGAAATTACAGATTAA